In Cicer arietinum cultivar CDC Frontier isolate Library 1 chromosome 7, Cicar.CDCFrontier_v2.0, whole genome shotgun sequence, a single window of DNA contains:
- the LOC101509136 gene encoding protein NRT1/ PTR FAMILY 2.13-like, whose protein sequence is MGTECSNPSLQEKLLDEESLLVESNPKTNERKPGWKAMPYILGNDTVERLATFGMQTNFVVYLMKVYNMDQVLAANIMNTWSAISNVIPLFGAFVADAYLGKFLTIAISSLASLMGLVIFMVTAWFPQFHPAPCTTQQQEVGVCIGHTDFHLLLLIFGLFWLSIGTGGIRPCSIPFAIDQFDLTTSEGRNGSTRFYSFYYTTQTFIMLINQTLLVYIEDSVSWTLGYWLFTLFMLISIIVFFAGSRVYAYVKPKGSILSSIAQVLVAARHKKDLHLPSSEDKHIEAFYDPPFHHDSERKLPLTKEFRFLNKAALVVEEKELNSDGSSKDPWRLCSIQQVEELKCMLKIIPIWLTSIIVSIPIGQLSIFSISQALKMERHIVPNFEIHAGSVTVISLIAIGIFLPFYDRVISPLLEKITKHEQGLTTLQRIGVGHVSGILAVVVAGLVEKKRRDLAISMGDSNGVSPMSVMWLAPQFLFIACFHVFGTVGHTEFFNKESPDSMRSISNSLMCLNVSVGSNLSTFIVNIVHSYTGKQGEADWLDNDINKGRLEYFYFIIAGLAVLNMCYFIFFARRYSYNATFTV, encoded by the exons ATGGGTACGGAATGCTCAAATCCGTCGCTGCAGGAAAAATTGCTAGATGAAGAAAGTCTTCTTGTTGAATCAAATCCAAAGACAAATGAAAGAAAGCCTGGATGGAAGGCCATGCCTTATATTTTAG GAAATGACACAGTTGAGAGGTTGGCAACTTTTGGAATGCAAACAAACTTTGTTGTGTATTTAATGAAAGTGTATAACATGGATCAAGTTCTTGCTGCAAATATTATGAATACTTGGTCGGCTATTTCCAATGTTATTCCTCTATTTGGTGCCTTTGTTGCTGATGCCTATTTGGGAAAATTTCTTACCATTGCCATTTCTTCCCTTGCTAGTCTTATG GGACTGGTGATCTTTATGGTAACAGCATGGTTCCCACAATTTCATCCAGCACCCTGCACAACTCAGCAACAAGAAGTTGGTGTGTGTATTGGCCACACAGATTTCCATCTATTGCTTCTAATTTTTGGTCTGTTTTGGTTATCAATTGGCACTGGTGGAATTAGGCCTTGCAGCATACCCTTTGCAATTGACCAATTTGATTTGACCACTAGTGAAGGAAGAAATGGAAGTACGAGGTTCTATAGTTTTTACTACACCAcacaaacattcatcatgctcatAAACCAAACTCTTTTGGTTTATATTGAAGATTCTGTTAGTTGGACTCTTGGTTATTGGTTGTTCACTCTGTTTATGTTAATTTCAATTATAGTTTTCTTTGCTGGGTCTAGAGTTTATGCATATGTTAAACCTAAGGGAAGCATATTATCAAGCATTGCTCAAGTTTTGGTTGCAGCCAGACACAAGAAAGATCTTCATTTGCCTTCTTCTGAGGACAAACATATTGAAGCTTTTTATGATCCTCCTTTCCACCATGATTCAGAAAGAAAATTGCCTCTTACAAAAGAATTTAG GTTCTTAAACAAAGCTGCCCTTGTGGTTGAGGAGAAAGAATTAAATAGTGATGGATCAAGCAAAGATCCCTGGAGGCTTTGTAGCATTCAACAAGTTGAAGAATTAAAATGCATGTTAAAAATAATACCAATATGGTTAACAAGCATCATAGTCTCCATTCCAATTGGACAACtatcaatattttcaatatCACAAGCCTTAAAAATGGAGAGACACATAGTACCCAATTTTGAGATACATGCTGGATCAGTAACAGTAATATCATTGATAGCAATAGGTATATTCCTACCATTCTATGATCGAGTAATTTCCCCTTTACTTGAGAAAATAACCAAACACGAACAAGGACTCACAACCCTTCAAAGGATTGGAGTTGGACATGTTTCTGGGATTCTAGCAGTTGTAGTTGCTGGTTTAGTAGAGAAAAAGAGAAGGGATTTAGCCATTTCAATGGGAGATTCAAATGGAGTTTCACCTATGTCAGTAATGTGGCTAGCTCCTCAATTCTTATTTATAGCATGTTTTCATGTTTTTGGAACTGTTGGACACACTGAGTTTTTCAACAAAGAATCACCTGATAGCATGAGAAGTATAAGCAATTCTTTGATGTGCCTTAATGTTTCAGTTGGTAGTAATCTTAGCACTTTCATAGTGAACATTGTGCATTCTTATACTGGAAAACAAGGAGAAGCAGATTGGCTTGACAATGATATTAATAAGGGAAGATTGGAGTATTTCTATTTCATCATTGCTGGATTGGCAGTGCTAAATATGtgctattttatattttttgctCGTAGATACTCCTACAATGCCACTTTCACAGTATGA